One genomic region from Candidatus Manganitrophaceae bacterium encodes:
- a CDS encoding circularly permuted type 2 ATP-grasp protein → MKNLISAYKTDNFFDEMFESPQSPRPHYRQFCKRLSELSMKEFDRRRRQADQVFLNQGITFTVYGDPQQTERIFPFDLIPRIIPNSEWQHIEQGLRQRIHALNDFLGDIYGKQQILKDKIVPRELVEGSAEFLPDLVGFRPEKNIFVHISGVDLIRDEKGTYTVLEDNLRVPSGISYVLENRVVMKQVFPNLFSRMRVRPIDHYPNQLLENLRYLAPRSVENPTIVLLTPGVHNSAYFEHTYLALQMGIELVEGQDLVVEGDRIYMKTTEGLRAIDVIYRRIDDSFLDPEVFRSDSTLGVPGLMRAYRAGNVTLINAVGTGIADDKAIYAYVPKMIKYYLNENPILPGVQTYLCHHELDRSYVLEHLSSLVVKAVGESGGYGMLMGPASTKTEQEEFRKKIIASPRNYIAQPVISLSRHPSRVGDRIEDFTLAGRHVDLRPYVLYGKEITMSLGGLTRVALREGSLVVNSSQGGGSKDTWVLYGEG, encoded by the coding sequence ATGAAAAATCTCATCTCTGCCTATAAAACAGACAACTTTTTTGACGAGATGTTTGAAAGCCCGCAATCGCCTCGTCCGCACTACCGCCAATTCTGCAAGCGGCTTTCAGAACTTTCTATGAAAGAATTTGACAGGCGGCGGCGTCAAGCCGATCAGGTTTTTTTGAATCAGGGGATTACCTTTACGGTCTATGGAGATCCACAGCAGACAGAACGGATCTTCCCCTTTGATCTGATCCCGCGCATTATCCCGAATAGTGAATGGCAGCATATCGAGCAGGGTTTGCGCCAGCGCATCCATGCCCTGAACGACTTTTTGGGGGATATTTATGGAAAGCAGCAGATCTTAAAAGACAAGATTGTTCCACGTGAACTGGTGGAAGGCTCTGCGGAGTTTCTCCCGGATCTTGTCGGGTTCCGACCGGAAAAGAATATCTTTGTCCATATCTCCGGTGTCGATCTGATCCGTGACGAAAAGGGCACCTATACGGTCCTGGAAGACAATCTCCGTGTCCCTTCCGGGATTTCATATGTCCTGGAGAATCGTGTTGTGATGAAACAGGTCTTCCCGAACCTGTTTTCGCGGATGCGTGTCCGGCCAATCGATCACTATCCCAACCAGTTGCTGGAGAACTTAAGATACCTTGCGCCGCGCTCAGTTGAAAACCCTACGATCGTCCTCTTGACCCCCGGTGTTCACAACTCCGCCTATTTTGAGCATACCTACCTTGCCTTGCAAATGGGAATCGAACTGGTTGAAGGTCAGGACCTGGTGGTGGAAGGGGACCGCATCTATATGAAAACGACTGAAGGGCTCCGAGCCATTGATGTCATCTACCGTCGTATCGATGATTCTTTCTTGGACCCGGAAGTCTTTCGAAGCGATTCAACGCTAGGCGTTCCCGGACTGATGCGCGCCTATCGTGCGGGCAACGTGACCTTGATTAACGCGGTCGGGACGGGTATTGCGGATGACAAGGCCATCTATGCCTACGTCCCCAAGATGATAAAATACTATCTGAACGAAAACCCGATCCTCCCCGGGGTCCAAACCTATCTTTGTCATCATGAGTTGGATCGCTCATATGTCCTGGAGCATCTTTCTTCTCTTGTGGTCAAGGCGGTCGGCGAATCCGGGGGATATGGTATGCTGATGGGGCCGGCCTCGACCAAGACCGAACAGGAGGAGTTCCGGAAAAAGATCATTGCCTCCCCACGAAACTATATTGCTCAACCGGTCATATCGCTTTCACGGCACCCCTCCCGTGTGGGAGATCGCATAGAAGATTTTACATTGGCCGGACGTCATGTCGACCTGCGGCCCTATGTTCTTTATGGCAAGGAGATCACGATGTCCCTTGGCGGGTTGACCCGGGTGGCCTTGAGAGAAGGGTCCCTCGTCGTCAACTCATCGCAGGGCGGGGGCAGTA
- a CDS encoding IS256 family transposase, translated as MKDHTVISLKDREEISDPFRDLLRTGAQKLIEQAIEVELQEMLSQYSGQQTDQGHAAVVRNGSLPERSIQTGIGPVTVKIPKVRSRIGESVTFRSAIVPPYIRKTRSLEATIPWLYLKGVSSGEMSEALKVLLGPEASGFSANTVSRLKQIWGQEYRDWNRSELGKDRWVYIWADGIYSGLRGEQVKLCALVIIGVNDRGEKHFLAIEDGVRESTQSWREVLLKLKSRGMNSPQLAVGDGAMGFWAALEEIYPDTRQQRCWMHKTCSVLNALPKSLQAKGKGALHDIWQADTLENAESAFDLFIKTYEARYPKATLCLQKDREELLAFYDFPATHWQSLRTSNPIESTFGTIRHRTKRSKGCLSRDGMLHMMFKLSQCAELNWRRLRGFNYLAKVIEGVPFKDGIEINKSDQVAA; from the coding sequence ATGAAAGATCATACCGTTATTTCGTTAAAAGATCGAGAAGAGATTTCAGACCCATTCAGAGATTTACTTAGGACGGGCGCCCAGAAATTGATTGAACAGGCGATAGAAGTGGAATTGCAAGAGATGTTATCTCAATATTCCGGACAACAAACCGATCAAGGTCATGCTGCGGTTGTTCGAAATGGCTCCCTTCCTGAGCGATCCATTCAGACTGGCATCGGCCCAGTGACCGTGAAGATTCCGAAAGTCCGGTCTCGAATAGGAGAATCCGTCACCTTCCGGTCTGCCATCGTTCCGCCGTATATCCGGAAGACCCGTTCGCTGGAAGCGACCATCCCCTGGTTATATCTGAAGGGCGTGAGTAGCGGAGAGATGAGTGAAGCCCTCAAGGTATTACTTGGCCCCGAGGCTTCTGGATTTTCGGCCAATACCGTTTCACGCTTGAAGCAGATCTGGGGACAGGAGTATCGAGATTGGAATCGGAGCGAATTGGGCAAAGATCGTTGGGTCTATATTTGGGCAGACGGCATCTACAGCGGCCTGAGAGGGGAACAGGTAAAGCTGTGTGCCTTGGTGATCATTGGGGTCAATGACCGAGGTGAAAAGCACTTTTTGGCAATAGAAGATGGGGTCCGGGAATCCACACAGAGTTGGCGTGAAGTCCTGTTGAAATTGAAATCTCGGGGCATGAACAGTCCTCAGCTTGCTGTCGGAGATGGGGCCATGGGGTTCTGGGCTGCCCTGGAAGAGATCTATCCGGACACACGCCAACAGCGTTGCTGGATGCATAAGACCTGCAGTGTATTAAATGCCTTGCCAAAGTCGCTACAAGCCAAAGGGAAAGGGGCATTACACGATATCTGGCAGGCGGATACGCTGGAAAATGCAGAAAGTGCTTTTGATTTATTTATAAAAACCTATGAGGCCAGATATCCGAAGGCGACACTTTGTCTTCAAAAAGACAGAGAGGAGTTATTGGCCTTTTATGATTTCCCTGCCACACATTGGCAAAGTCTGAGAACGAGTAATCCGATCGAATCCACCTTTGGCACCATTCGGCATCGAACCAAACGTTCGAAAGGTTGTTTATCCAGAGATGGAATGTTGCATATGATGTTCAAACTCAGCCAATGTGCTGAGCTGAACTGGCGCAGGTTGAGAGGTTTTAACTACCTCGCCAAAGTCATCGAAGGAGTTCCATTTAAAGATGGGATTGAGATCAATAAATCAGATCAGGTCGCCGCTTAA
- a CDS encoding DUF4365 domain-containing protein, with translation MLKTTYKHLNTVQKGSFGEAFSKMAFTLEGFEVYSSEYDDRGIDFIVRNNSGRYFAVQVKSTDASSNPSIKKDKFQVTADFLFCAVRIIEGKQPALYIARGSDWQSNIECLNYNPKGGASSYCQIWCMRSSLSGDLI, from the coding sequence ATGCTGAAAACCACATATAAGCACCTTAATACAGTTCAAAAAGGATCATTTGGAGAGGCCTTCTCCAAGATGGCCTTCACACTAGAAGGCTTTGAGGTATACAGCTCTGAATATGATGATCGTGGTATTGACTTTATTGTAAGGAATAATTCTGGGAGGTATTTTGCTGTCCAAGTAAAGTCGACTGACGCCAGTTCAAATCCGTCTATAAAGAAAGACAAGTTTCAGGTAACTGCCGATTTTCTTTTTTGTGCAGTACGAATAATAGAAGGTAAGCAACCTGCCCTATATATCGCCAGAGGCTCCGACTGGCAGTCCAACATTGAGTGCCTGAATTATAATCCCAAGGGCGGTGCATCGAGTTATTGTCAAATCTGGTGTATGAGATCTTCATTAAGCGGCGACCTGATCTGA